The region AAAAACAGTAAAACTTTGCATTTGGTTCCTTATGTATAGTATGGCGCAATTATATCTTAGTTTTTCAAAATTAAAGTTTAATAGATTTTATTAGGGAAATAGTTACTTTTATAGATGTATTTTAAATGATGCACCATGTAATATTTCATTATTATATTCAAAATCAATATTTTCTACATCTACATTAAATCCCATATGTTTTGTTAATATTTCTCTTGTCATATATAAACCTATGCCTGTACCTTGACTTTGATGTTTTGTTGTAAAATATGGTTCAAAAATTCTATTTAGTATTTTTTCCTCTATCCCTTTTGCACTGTCAGTTATAGAAAGTATTTTATTTGAGTATTCTATTTTTATTACTTTTATTTTAATTTCATCATTTGAGTTTAGTGCATCAATAGAATTGTTTATAATATTAAGTAGTGCTTGTTGAAATTCATTTTTATATCCAAAAAGTTCTATCTTCTCATCAATATTTACAAGTACTTCTATTTGGTCATGTTTCAATTTATCTTTTAGTAAAGTGACGTTTTCTGTAATAGATTTTTTTAATAAAAAATCACTTTTTATTCTATCTTTTTTAAAAAAGTTTTTAAAATCTTCAATAGTTTGTGATAAATAATTTGAATTTTTTAAAATTAAATCACAAGTAGTATTAAAATTGTTATTATCAACTATTCCTAACTCTTTTTGTAATTTTAAAGAACTAATTGCTGCTGAGATAGAGGCTAAAGGTTGTCTCCATTGGTGAGCAATATTACTTAACATCTCACCCATAGCTGCCATTTTATTTTGTTGGAAAAGCATTCTATCTTTTTCTTTATTTTTGTCACTCTCTTCAATAACTCTTTTTTCTAAAGATTCATTTAATTCTTTTAACTCTTTTGTTTTGTTTTCTACCATGATTTCAAGGTTATCATTAAGAGCTTTTAATTTTTTTTGTTGTTCAATTTCTTGGGTTATATCTGTAAGTGTTACAATTATATAAGGTATCTCTTCCTCATCAAAAATAGTTGAATTTACATTTAATGTAAAATGTCTAAGTGTATCCTCTTTTTTTATTGCAGCTTTAAATTTTTCATTTGGATTTGCTAAAATATGTTCAGCCCAATTTTTGCCATTATAATCTTTGTCAATCAAATAATACTTATCGTTCATATCTACAAAAGTTTGACATATGCATTCATATTTTTCTTTAAATTTTTCAAGTGATTTAAAATTGAAAAATTCAAGAAGTTGTTTATTTGAATTTTTAATGTAATAACCATCGGTAATAACTATTATATTTTTTTGAGAATCAAGAATCATTTGATTCTTTTTTTCTTGGGTTTTGATTTTTTCCAAATTATTTTCAAGTTCAATATTAAGTTTTTGTATACTTTTTGAGTAAATGTAATAAGAAACAATAGTGTATAAAAGAGCAAACAAAAAGATAAATAAAAATACATAAGCTTGTGAATTTCTTTTAAATTTTTTAATATCATGTATATTTACATTATCAAGATTTATAGATAAAATTACATGTCCAATCAAATTCTCACCAAACTCAACAATTTCAAAATGTGTCAAAATATTATTATTAACTATTTTGTATTTTTTTAAGTTTAAAATATTTTCGATACCCTCTTTTTTTATTAATTTGATAAATGAATCTTGGGCATTCAAATTAGCGATATAATAGTCATCTAAAAATTTTTTTGAAAATGGATAAATAATTTTATCTTTAAATTGTTTGTCTGCTAAAACTAAAGAATTTATTTTATTGTTTTCTAAAATTTTTGAGATTGAGTTAAAGTGAGTTATTACCTCAAAAATACCTAAAAAATCATTATTATGAAAGATAGGAACCATAGATTTAAAAGTCATATCAAACCTACCTACACTAATGGAAGCTAAGATTTTTTTATTTTTTATTACTTTTTGTACATCTTTTCTAAATTTTAATGAATCAGTTGTTTTGTCTGTCCAACTTCTATAAAAACTATTTCCATTTTTATCAATAATTTGAAACCAAACATTTTTAAATCTAGTAGTCCTTCTTAATTCTGAAGAAAAATTTTTATAATCAACATGGGTATTTTTCTTAGTTAGAAGTGCTTCTGCAATTTTTTTATCTTTTGCAATTGACATTGCCATTGCTAGAGTTGCATTTTTTTTATCTGTAATTAGATTTGATACGGTATTTTTTAAATTATTAGAAATATTTAAATATTTTTCACTTAATTGCTTTTTCTCTTCTTTATTAATATAAAATGTCGATATTGAATATATAATAAGAGAAATAATTGTAAAAAATAAAAAATTTAAAATGAACTTATTTTTTAGCATAAAAATCCTACATGTCTAATAATTTGATTATAATAAAAAATTATTTATTTTCTAATAAAATAAACTTTAATATTAAAATTCAAAATTAGCTAAAATATATTTACTAATAATTAAACTTATTTTGATAAAATTCCCCCACTATGAAAAACATTAAAAGATACCCAACAAGAAAGATATATGTAGGTGGTGTAGCAATAGGTGGTGATGCACCTGTTTCTGTACAATCTATGACATATAGTAAGACTTCAGATGTAGAAACTACAGTGGAGCAAATAAAAGCATTACATTTTGCTGGAGCGGATATTGTAAGAGTTGCAGTACCTGATATAGAGGCAGCAAATGCCTTAAAAGAGATTAAGGCTCAAAGTACTCTTCCAATTGTTGCAGATATACACTTTAATCATAAACTTGCATTAATTGCAGCAGAAGTTGTTGATTGTATTAGAATTAATCCTGGAAATATAGGGAATAAGCAAAGAGTTGCAGAGGTAGTAAAGCAATGTAAGCAAAGAAACCTTCCTATTAGAATTGGTGTAAACTGTGGTTCTTTAGAGTCACAATTTGAAAATAAATATGGTCAGACAGCACGTGGTATGGTTGAGAGTGCTGATTATAATATTAAATATCTTGAAGATTTAGGTTTTGAGGATATAAAAGTATCACTTAAAGCAAGTGATGTACAAAGAACTGTAGAAGCATATAGATTATTAAGACCTATGAATAATTACCCTTTTCATTTAGGTGTAACGGAAGCAGGGACTTTATTTCACTCGACAATAAAATCTTCAATAGCCTTAGGAAGTTTACTTCTTGATGGAATAGGGGATACCTTAAGAGTTTCTATTACAGGGGAACTTGAAAAAGAGATTGAAGTGGGACGTGCAATTTTAAAAGATGCAGGACTTACCAAAGAGGGATTAAATATTATCTCTTGTCCAACTTGTGGAAGAATAGAAGCTGACTTAGTTAGTGCAGTTGCCCAGGTAGAAGAAAAAACGAAACATATAAAAACACCACTTAATGTTTCAGTAATGGGGTGTGTTGTAAATGCTTTAGGTGAAGCAAAAGCGGCAGATGTAGCAATAGCATATGGAAAAGGTGTTGGTCTTATTATAAAAAAAGGTGAGACTATAGCAAAACTTCCTACAGATAAACTTCTTAATAGATTTTTGGAAGAAGTAGAGATTGAAGCTAAAAAAAATAGCTAATCTCTACTCTTTTTTTTCTTATAAACTTACTTGTAAATAAATTTAGTTACAATTTTATCCTTAATTGTTATGGAGAATAGATGGATAGTATATATAGTGTAAATATTGAAAGAGCCGTTTTAAGTTCAATACTTTTTAACCCAGAAGAGTTAGAAGATGTTTTAGGAGTATTGAAACCTAAAGATTTTTATCTTCCTGCACACCAAAAAATATTTGATGTAATGGTTAAATTACATAATTCAGATATGCCTATTGATGAAGAGTTTATTAGAAAAAGAGTTGACTCTAAAGATGTAGAAGATTCAATACTATTAGAAATACTTTCAGCAAATCCAATTACAAATACATTAGCATATGTTAGAGAGATAAAAGATGGTTCTGTAAAAAGAGAACTTGCAACTTTAGCAACAACAATTAAAAAAGTCGCAATTGAAGATGAAGTTACAGCAAATGAAGCTTTAGATACAGTTCAAGGAGAACTTTATAAAATTTCAACTGATAGTGCAACTTCTGAATTAAAAGATATGAATCTAATTACAGGTGATACTCTTTCTTATATTAAAAAAATGAAAGAGTTAGGAAATAAACACCTAATTGGGGAAACTACAGGGTTTTATGATCTTGATAAGAGAACAACAGGTTTTAATGAAGGGGATTTAGTAATTATCGCAGCACGTCCTGCTATGGGTAAAACAGCACTTGTATTAAATATGTGTCTTAAAAATGTTGAGGCAGGAAAGGGTGTAATATTTTTCTCACTAGAGATGCCTGCAGAACAACTTATGTTAAGGATGCTTGCAGCTAAAACATCAATCCCTTTACAAAACCTTAGAAAAGGTGATATGGACGATAACCAATGGTCTAATCTAAATGGTGCTTTTGAAGATTTAAATAAAAAGAAACTTTTTGTTGATGATGGTGGAAGTGTTAATATTAACCAATTAAGAGCAAGGGTTAGAAAACTTGCACAAAATGAGGATAATAATATCTCAATGGTAATTATTGATTATCTTCAACTTATGCAGGGAACTGGAAATAAAGATAGACACCAAGAGGTTTCAGATATCTCAAGGGGGCTTAAAATGCTTGCAAGAGAGATGAAAATTCCAATTATTGCTTTGTCTCAGTTAAATAGGGGACTTGAAAATAGACCAGATAAAAGACCAATGCTTTCTGACCTTAGAGAATCTGGAGCTATTGAGCAAGATGCCGATATTATTATGTTTGTATATAGGGATGATGTATATAAAGAGAGAGAAGAAGCTAGAAAAGAGAAAGAGGCATCAGATAAAGGGGAAGAGTACAAATCTAAGTTTGTTAATAAACCTGTAGAAGAGGCTGAAATAATTATTGGTAAACAAAGAAATGGTCCTATCGGAACTGTTAAATTAGATTTCCAAAAACAATATACAAGATTTGTAGATAAAGAGAATGCAAACGATGCCCCAATAGAGGTAGTATTTGAGTCAGTCGCTGATACAAATAAAGAAACAAATATTGATATGCCTAATATTCTTTAAAGTAATTTCTTAAATTATCTTTAGTTAAGTTATTTAATATTATAATATTATTAATTATTTAACTAAAGGAAAGAAATGAAACCTGCTTTTTCTTTAATGGAATTAATTTTTGCAATAGTAATAATAGGAATTATATCTACTTTTGCAATACCAAAATATATGAATACTCGGAATCAAGCTTTAGCTTCTACTATACAAAGGGATGTGATCTCAACAATAAACTCCTTACAAAGTTCTTATTTGATAAATAGAAAAATTGATAATATAAGTGATGTAATAACTTTAAACTCTAAAAATTGGAAGATTGAAAATAAGAAGATAACTTTTTTTGAAGATGAAAATAAATGTTTAGAACTTTTAATAATTGATAAAAAGATATCTTTAACTGTAATTGAAGATGCAGGAGATGTATGTTCAGAATTAGTAAATAGAGGAATTACCACACAAGAGATTGATTTAATTTAAATTGGATAAAATGCATATATCAAATGAAAAAGGCAATATATGCAAAAAGCAGTTTTTTTAGATAGAGACGGTGTTGTAAATGTTGAAAAAGATTACACTTATAAAATAGAAGAGTTCGAATTTGTTGATTCTTTATTTGATTCCTTAATATATTTACAAAATCTTGGATATAAACTTTTTATTATCACTAATCAGTCTGGTATAGCAAGAGGTTATTATACTATTAACGATTATAATAAGTTAACAAATTGGATGCTAGACCAATTAGAACAACAGAAGATTTATATTAGTCAGGTTGAATTCTGTCCTCATGGACCTGAAGATAATTGCAATTGCAGAAAACCTAAAACTGGCATGATAGATAATATTTTAGAAAAACATGAGGTTGATTTATCCACATCGTGGCTTATTGGAGATAAAAAATCAGATATCTTATGTGCAAAGAATGCAAATATAAAAAATACAATTCAAGTAAAATCTGGTCATCACTTTGATGATAAGGATTCTATAGCTAATTATGTTTGTAATAGTATCAAAGATGTAAAAAATATTATTAAATCATAGTTATTAGACAAACATAATATATTTTTAGGTAAAATATTCATCCTTTTAAGAAGATTTGATTATAAAGAAAGAGTTGCAATGAGATTAAGTGAAGAAGATAAAAATTTAATTAATAATTCAATAAGAGATATTCAAGATTTCCCAAAAGAGGGAATAGTTTTTAAAGATATAACAACCCTTTTAAACAACAAAGAAGCATACAGTACTTTGATGGACCATTTAGAAGATAGATACAAATCTTATAATTTGGATTATGTAGCAGGTATTGATTCTAGAGGGTTTATTTTTGGTGCTGCATTAGCTGATAGATTAAATATTGGGTTTGTTCCTGTACGAAAAAAAGGGAAATTGCCTAGTACTACAGTATGTGAAAAATATGAGTTAGAGTATGGCTATGATGAGGTTGAAATTCATCTTGATGCTTTTCCTAAAAAAAATCCAAATGTATTATTAATTGATGATTTAGTAGCTACAGGTGGAACAGCAACTGCAGCTTCTAAACTTATTAAAAAAATAGATGCAAATCTAATTGAAGCTTGTTTTATATTAAACCTTACTTTTTTAGATGGCGTAAAGAAAATTGAAAAACATACAAAAGTTTATTCTGTATTAGATATATAAAGAAGAGAAAATGAAAGAAAACTACTATATCCCAAAAAGTTCAAAGTTTGATCCAGATGAAAATGGACATTTTGGACAGTTTGGTGGAAGATATGTACCTGAAACACTGATGCCTATTTTAGAACAATTGGAAGAAAACTATAAAAAGTTTAGATTTGATGAAGAGTTTTGGAAAGAGGTTGATTTTTTATTAAAAGATTATGTAGGAAGAGAAACACCATTATATTTTGCTAAAAATATTAGTGAAGAAATAGGTGCAAAAGTTTATCTAAAAAGAGAAGACTTAAATCATACAGGTGCACATAAAGTAAATAATGTAATAGCACAGGGACTTTTAGCTAAAAAATTGGGCAAAACAAAAGTTATAGCTGAAACAGGAGCCGGACAACATGGCGTTGCTACTGCTACAATTGCAGCTTTACTTGGTCTTGATTGTACTGTTTTTATGGGTGCAAAAGATGTTGAAAGACAAGAACTTAATGTTTTTAGAATGAAACTTTTAGGTGCAAAGGTGATAGCTGTTGAGAGTGGAAGTAAAACCTTAAAAGATGCTATGAATGATGCAATTAGATATTGGGTTACAAATGCAAGAGATACTTTTTATATAATTGGTACAGTTGCAGGTCCACATCCATATCCAATGATGGTTAGAGATTTTCAAAGCATTATTGGTTGGGAAGCTAGAAGGCAAATACAAGAAAAAGAGGGAAGACTTCCCGATTTTGTAGTAGCATGTATCGGTGGTGGATCAAACGCTATAGGTACTTTTTCTCATTTTTTAGAAGATGAAGAGACTACATGTATAGGGATTGAAGCTGGTGGATTAGGTATTGATACAAACAAACATGGTTGTTCTTTAGCGAAAGGAACGCCTGGTGTTTTACATGGGCAATGCTCTTATCTTTTACAAGATAAAAATGGACAAGTTTTAGAAGCTCACTCTATCTCTGCTGGTTTAGATTATCCAGGAATTGGACCTGAACATTCATTTTTAAAAGATGAAAAAGTTGTAAGCTATGATTCTATTACCGATAAAGAAGCTTTAGATGCTTTTGTTTGGTTAAGTCAAAAAGAAGGAATTATTCCAGCATTTGAAAGTTCCCATGCAATTGCTTATCTTAAAAAGGCAAAAGATAAATTTAAAGATAAAGTTATTGTTATAACACTATCAGGTCGTGGTGATAAAGATATGATTCAAGCAAAAAACTTATTAGATTTTAAATAGGTTTTATTATGTTAGAAAAATTGCAAGATAACTCAGGAAAAATACTTTTTGTAGTAGTTTTAATATTTATTTCATTTTTGGGTTATAATTTATATGAAGCACCAGTT is a window of Halarcobacter sp. DNA encoding:
- the ispG gene encoding flavodoxin-dependent (E)-4-hydroxy-3-methylbut-2-enyl-diphosphate synthase, with protein sequence MKNIKRYPTRKIYVGGVAIGGDAPVSVQSMTYSKTSDVETTVEQIKALHFAGADIVRVAVPDIEAANALKEIKAQSTLPIVADIHFNHKLALIAAEVVDCIRINPGNIGNKQRVAEVVKQCKQRNLPIRIGVNCGSLESQFENKYGQTARGMVESADYNIKYLEDLGFEDIKVSLKASDVQRTVEAYRLLRPMNNYPFHLGVTEAGTLFHSTIKSSIALGSLLLDGIGDTLRVSITGELEKEIEVGRAILKDAGLTKEGLNIISCPTCGRIEADLVSAVAQVEEKTKHIKTPLNVSVMGCVVNALGEAKAADVAIAYGKGVGLIIKKGETIAKLPTDKLLNRFLEEVEIEAKKNS
- the gmhB gene encoding D-glycero-beta-D-manno-heptose 1,7-bisphosphate 7-phosphatase, producing the protein MQKAVFLDRDGVVNVEKDYTYKIEEFEFVDSLFDSLIYLQNLGYKLFIITNQSGIARGYYTINDYNKLTNWMLDQLEQQKIYISQVEFCPHGPEDNCNCRKPKTGMIDNILEKHEVDLSTSWLIGDKKSDILCAKNANIKNTIQVKSGHHFDDKDSIANYVCNSIKDVKNIIKS
- a CDS encoding prepilin-type N-terminal cleavage/methylation domain-containing protein, which translates into the protein MKPAFSLMELIFAIVIIGIISTFAIPKYMNTRNQALASTIQRDVISTINSLQSSYLINRKIDNISDVITLNSKNWKIENKKITFFEDENKCLELLIIDKKISLTVIEDAGDVCSELVNRGITTQEIDLI
- a CDS encoding ATP-binding protein, which encodes MLKNKFILNFLFFTIISLIIYSISTFYINKEEKKQLSEKYLNISNNLKNTVSNLITDKKNATLAMAMSIAKDKKIAEALLTKKNTHVDYKNFSSELRRTTRFKNVWFQIIDKNGNSFYRSWTDKTTDSLKFRKDVQKVIKNKKILASISVGRFDMTFKSMVPIFHNNDFLGIFEVITHFNSISKILENNKINSLVLADKQFKDKIIYPFSKKFLDDYYIANLNAQDSFIKLIKKEGIENILNLKKYKIVNNNILTHFEIVEFGENLIGHVILSINLDNVNIHDIKKFKRNSQAYVFLFIFLFALLYTIVSYYIYSKSIQKLNIELENNLEKIKTQEKKNQMILDSQKNIIVITDGYYIKNSNKQLLEFFNFKSLEKFKEKYECICQTFVDMNDKYYLIDKDYNGKNWAEHILANPNEKFKAAIKKEDTLRHFTLNVNSTIFDEEEIPYIIVTLTDITQEIEQQKKLKALNDNLEIMVENKTKELKELNESLEKRVIEESDKNKEKDRMLFQQNKMAAMGEMLSNIAHQWRQPLASISAAISSLKLQKELGIVDNNNFNTTCDLILKNSNYLSQTIEDFKNFFKKDRIKSDFLLKKSITENVTLLKDKLKHDQIEVLVNIDEKIELFGYKNEFQQALLNIINNSIDALNSNDEIKIKVIKIEYSNKILSITDSAKGIEEKILNRIFEPYFTTKHQSQGTGIGLYMTREILTKHMGFNVDVENIDFEYNNEILHGASFKIHL
- a CDS encoding adenine phosphoribosyltransferase translates to MRLSEEDKNLINNSIRDIQDFPKEGIVFKDITTLLNNKEAYSTLMDHLEDRYKSYNLDYVAGIDSRGFIFGAALADRLNIGFVPVRKKGKLPSTTVCEKYELEYGYDEVEIHLDAFPKKNPNVLLIDDLVATGGTATAASKLIKKIDANLIEACFILNLTFLDGVKKIEKHTKVYSVLDI
- a CDS encoding replicative DNA helicase, whose product is MDSIYSVNIERAVLSSILFNPEELEDVLGVLKPKDFYLPAHQKIFDVMVKLHNSDMPIDEEFIRKRVDSKDVEDSILLEILSANPITNTLAYVREIKDGSVKRELATLATTIKKVAIEDEVTANEALDTVQGELYKISTDSATSELKDMNLITGDTLSYIKKMKELGNKHLIGETTGFYDLDKRTTGFNEGDLVIIAARPAMGKTALVLNMCLKNVEAGKGVIFFSLEMPAEQLMLRMLAAKTSIPLQNLRKGDMDDNQWSNLNGAFEDLNKKKLFVDDGGSVNINQLRARVRKLAQNEDNNISMVIIDYLQLMQGTGNKDRHQEVSDISRGLKMLAREMKIPIIALSQLNRGLENRPDKRPMLSDLRESGAIEQDADIIMFVYRDDVYKEREEARKEKEASDKGEEYKSKFVNKPVEEAEIIIGKQRNGPIGTVKLDFQKQYTRFVDKENANDAPIEVVFESVADTNKETNIDMPNIL
- the trpB gene encoding tryptophan synthase subunit beta — protein: MKENYYIPKSSKFDPDENGHFGQFGGRYVPETLMPILEQLEENYKKFRFDEEFWKEVDFLLKDYVGRETPLYFAKNISEEIGAKVYLKREDLNHTGAHKVNNVIAQGLLAKKLGKTKVIAETGAGQHGVATATIAALLGLDCTVFMGAKDVERQELNVFRMKLLGAKVIAVESGSKTLKDAMNDAIRYWVTNARDTFYIIGTVAGPHPYPMMVRDFQSIIGWEARRQIQEKEGRLPDFVVACIGGGSNAIGTFSHFLEDEETTCIGIEAGGLGIDTNKHGCSLAKGTPGVLHGQCSYLLQDKNGQVLEAHSISAGLDYPGIGPEHSFLKDEKVVSYDSITDKEALDAFVWLSQKEGIIPAFESSHAIAYLKKAKDKFKDKVIVITLSGRGDKDMIQAKNLLDFK